The following are encoded together in the Anaerolineae bacterium genome:
- a CDS encoding adenylyltransferase/cytidyltransferase family protein, producing MTIALYPGTFDPIHYGHIDIARRAAGIFDQVVVAVYDKPQKNLLFSTEERLRMV from the coding sequence ATGACAATAGCCCTGTATCCCGGCACGTTTGACCCGATTCACTACGGCCACATCGACATTGCCCGGCGGGCGGCTGGCATCTTCGATCAAGTGGTGGTGGCAGTCTACGACAAGCCCCAGAAGAACCTGTTGTTCAGCACCGAGGAACGCCTGCGCATGGT